A stretch of DNA from Chelonoidis abingdonii isolate Lonesome George chromosome 8, CheloAbing_2.0, whole genome shotgun sequence:
AAGACCATCTAGCTGTGCCTTCCTCATCCCATTCATTCTATTTATGAATGGCCCAGTAGGATAGCTTAGTGTGCTCTTCTTAAGCACACGCTTCTGCCCTGGTCCTAGTCTAACAGACAGCTATCCTTGCAGAGCCTCTTGGGTTaggcctctccccttcccactcaCACCCTGTAGACACTACTGTAGCATAAAGAGGAATGTTAAGAAGACTGTTATATGAGCAAGGCTGGAAACAGGACTGGTGCAGGTTCAACTCAAAACATTCAGAAGATCCTGTCccaaaaaacaaatgcatttaGCAACATGATGGCAGGCTTGTCCTGATTGCTTCATCTCTGAACTGAGAGATGCCAAGCTACTTCCTTCTCTGCAGTGGCACTACAATACAACCGTTTAGTGTGTTCCTGTGCAAGGAGGGGGCTAGAATCAAATGGCTGTGAATATAGCAGTTGGCTCTGTAAAGAATACTGGTGTCTATTGGCTTGGAAGGCCGGACTCCACAGTGCTGTGAATACCATTCCCCTCTTCTTTGCCTATGAGCAGCTGAGGTTCACCAGCTTAACAACGCTTTTGAGTCTTCCTTATAATGCATTCCAGATATTACACAAGAGCAGATGCTGAGCATGCAATGAGGTTTATCAATGGCACCCGACTGGATGACCGGATCATCAGGACTGACTGGGATGCAGGGTTTAAGGAGGGACGACAGTTTGGGAGAGGAAAGACTGGAGGACAGGTAAAGAGAGTACTAGCATCAGCACTGAGCCTTGCTTCCTTGGGGCTGGGTGATGTGTGGGGCTACCTTTGGCTGATCCAGTAGAAAGACGGATGTGCATGGCAGACTCAATAatgaactgaagttaactgaaaGTTGTTTGAAGAACTGATTCTATAGTACCACTAGAGTTGGAGCGTGGTGCTTAGTGCCATTTGAAAGTTTGGATTCCAAGCTTCCTATGGCCCAAATGAAGCATTGCTCTCTTCTCAACCTTGTGTTCTCAAAAGGGGGCAGGAATCAAGGTGGGGAGTGAGAAACAGGATAATAATGGAGATGACCTGGTTGTAAGACTAGTCTAATCATCAAATGATACCCACCCCTGAGAAGGTAAGATTCCTTCCCACATTTCTTTCCTGATTTCCAGTGGGAAAAAGCTTTGGGTTCAAGCCTTGGTGATTcataaaggtgaactgcaaagcaaAAATCAAACAGTGTTTGGCCCTTTCCTGTTGCTTAGTTATGACTAAAGATGATCCCACCATTAGAAATGTGAGGTCTTCTCATCAGTCACCTTGATAATGGTTCTTTGGCAAGATATTTCAAGGAGTTGCAAGGGCTTGTAACCTGAATTTCAACCCACCACCTATTGAGTGGGAAGAGGATGCTGATTCTTAGAATGTCTGTCTGGGCAGGTGCAGGATGCTAATTTTGGttactgctttgccccaggtgaGAGACGAGTACCGGACAGACTATGATGTGGGAAGAGGTGGCTTTGGCAAGATCATTCAGATGCAGAAAACCAATCACCAGACTATAATCTACTAACTGCCTAATCTGTCCTAGCATGCAGAGGGGCTGTGTCCCTCTGCAGGTAGTTCTGTCTTGGCCCTTTGGATGGGGATGTGGAGTGGGAGCCAAGTTCCAGCAAAAGGCAATCCTCCTCAGACTGGCTGTTTAACATTTGTTCATTCCTTATCTCTCCTGGGCCAGAATGGCTGTTCTGTCCTGATACAGGGCAGCAAGAAAATAGAGTGGCCAACTCTGCAGGATTTCTCATTAAGAATAAATGCAGCATGTCACGCTCAGACTTCTGCCTCCAAGTTGTCATTACAGCTGAAGTTGCTCTAGAGCACAGATTTCTGAGAAATACAACTTCCATCAAAGCCAAACTTCCTGGCTGCTTGTGCATCTCTGGGGTAAGGGCAGGAGTTTAAAGTATGTAATTTACGATCTCGTCTGCTGCTCTAAAGCATCGTTGCTGGTATAAATTAGAGAAGCAAAGCAAGATCTTACTGGTCACTTGCAAGTGCTTGTCTGTACTCCTGGCCCTTCATTCAGTCAGTCCTGCAGAGTCTTAGTCCTTGCTGTACCTGTGGTGCTGCCTGGCTGTTGTAGAGCGTCAATATTACACCATGGTTTTGTTTgtctttgggttttttaaataaacgtTGAGTCTTCTACGTGTATGTGCTGCAGTTTGTGATTCATTGTCATTGGGCATGTGACAGGGCTTCTGGGGGACACATCCTTTTGGCATGTCAGAGCTACTCTCATCTGACCACAGTGGGGGAGATGAGTCTGCGTACTCTTGTCTTGGTCTTCCCTGTGGGGCTGGTCTCACTGGTCTTCCCATTGCACTTCGCTAGTAGCTGGTTTGTCACCAGGCGGAAACCGTTGGTAAACTTACACTCACCTGCTTGTACTAAGATGAGGAGTTAGTCCATAATTCCCCACATCAGCGAATGCTTGGAAGTTGCCCCATTTCCTACCATCACAGTCAGTGCCAGGTCCTGTAACGTAGAGTATATGAAGCATCGTGAATGCTCAGAGTGCACTTGAGGCCAGACCAAGAAGCAGGAGCTGCATGCCTACTGCTCTTGCTTGAGTCCTCCAGCATACTGCTGTGCTAAAAGCCAGTTTAGCTGGAGACAAGAGAATCATCCTAGTGAAGAGTTCCCGTAGCTCCTCATCCAGTTTGAGACCTGTAAAGGAGCATGCCCAAGGCGGCTTTAACTTGGGGCTGGCATCTGAGGCGCCCTTAGGAGCAAGGAACCACAAAGGTGCTGACAGCCACTTAAAGGAAAACAGAAGCAGAGTGTCAGGGAAAATCTCACTCAGAGCTGTGGGAGTGTCTCCCAAGACAAAGGGTAGAACTGCTCAGGATCAAATGTACAACAGGGAGTAATCCTTCACTACCCCCCTGCCACTCACACATGGAGGAGCTGGCTGTGACCCATGAGGTCTCTTCTATGTGATAGGAGAGAGCAGATGGAAATCTACACCAGCCTGGGCAGGTGTTGGAATTGGTTTGCAATTAAGAGAAGCATCAGTGTTCCTCAATTATAAGCTACTGGGAGCAGAGACTGTTTTTGTTGTCTCTCTAAAGTGTCACAAACATCTAGTGGTGCTGCACCCaagcccccttccccactgttgtCAGGAATGGGAGTGTCTCAGGGCTCCAGCTACAGCACAGCAGCCCTGCACCTTCCAGCTGAGTCCCTGAAAGTTCAGGACAAACTCCTCTGGTGGCAGGATCTCAGGAAGCCGAGACAGCACCATAGCTATCCTGTGTCTGTCAGTTCCAGC
This window harbors:
- the LOC116822915 gene encoding nuclear cap-binding protein subunit 2 isoform X2, giving the protein MGLDKVKKTPCGFCFVEYYTRADAEHAMRFINGTRLDDRIIRTDWDAGFKEGRQFGRGKTGGQVRDEYRTDYDVGRGGFGKIIQMQKTNHQTIIY